The DNA region ACAATATTATATGGGTATTTAAATTTTAGTCCATCCTCAAATCCCCCTTCTTCAATTCTTACTTCTGTCTTGTCAATACTAATAAGTGGCCTTTCAAAATGTCGTGTGAATCGAGTTGTTTTAAAATGGATGAAAACTGCTAAAACAAGACTTAAAAAACCAATAATCGAAGGTGCCAAATCTTTTATTATCTCAATATAAGTACTCTCGGTTAGAGTACAAAAAACCGACGGAGCCGATTGTATAAAAGTTTCTGTCATAAATAAATATTATACTTTTATTCTAGCAAGCTCACCATCTAAAGTCAATCAAAAAAACGCCCAAGTTTGGACGTTTTGTGTTTGTGTGTTAGTTACATGCAGTCATGTCAAAACCAAATATCTGTGTGTTTTTCAATTTAATCAGCACACTACAAGTTCCAACATCTACAAACAATTGATTATTTGCCAAATAAAGATATGTCAACCAAAGCAAACCAGCTATAGGAGTAACATCACTTACTTGATTATTCTCAATACTAAGCGTTTTTAAAGTTGTTAAACTTTCTAACCCCACTAGACTTGAAACTTGGTTGTTGTTAAGCCAAAGTTGAAGTAAAGAAGTTAATCCCGCCAAAGGAGTAAGATCAGTGACTTGATTATTACTAAAACGTAAATATTTCAGAGTAACTAATCCAGCTAAAGGTGTAAGGTCAGAAACCTGGTTATTGTTAATGTTTATGCCTTCCAGTGAGGGTAACCCTGACAATGGAGTTAAATCAGAAACTTGGTTATTCATAAGAGTTAGGCCCCTCAACAAAATTAATTCAGCCAAAGGAGTAAGGTCCGAGACGAGATTGTCTTCTAACCAAAGATTATCTAATGAAATTAACCCTACTAAAGGAGTTAAATCAGAAATTTGATTCTCATAAAGAATGAGTTGCCATAGAGAAGTTAGCCCTTCCAAACCATTAAGATTGGATATCTGGTTTTCCTGAAGTTGAAGAGAGGTTAACAATGAAAGCTCTGCTAAAGGAGTTAAATCAAATATTTGATTCTCCTGGAGTTGCAAAAGTTCCAATGACGTTAACTCCATTAAAGGAGCAATATCAGAGATAAAATTATCCTTGGCCCTAAGCCAGTTTAACGAAGTCAATCCGGATAAGGGAGTAAGGTCCGAGATAAAATTTTCCTGAATATCTAGATGCGTCAAAGTAACCAAGCTACTTAAAGGACCAATATCAACAATCCCAATTTCATCCATTTCCAATTCTTTTAGGGATAAAAAGTGTTCAATTCCTCCCAAATCAGTAATGGGATTGTGCGACAACTTCAGCACTTCAATATTTTTCACATCATTTTGAGTTAAATACGGAAACTGATTTTCATCAAGCTTATTGATTTTTTTCCGCACAACATATTCGAAGTCTGGATCTGCAAATTCGATAATACTACTTATGCAATTACCTTCTTCCTCCATATACCAATCATCACAGATCACGTTACAACCTGGATATGGCCCAATGATTCCATTTTCAATTTCCTGCACTTCGCAAACTGGAAGTTCCACCACCTCAAATCCCACCTCAAAACTATCCACATCATCCCCATCACTCACCAAGAAAGTAACTTCATACTCTCCCGCCTGATCAAATCCAGGCGTCCATGAAAAAGTTGCACATGGCGCAGGTGGAAAAACAAGACAAGGTTCATCAGGATTTGGATCAAAGATAAATCCTTCCGGCGCATTTTCAACTGAGAACACTAAATCATCATCGTCATCATCATACGCCCAAAGATGACCCTCAATCAATTCACCTTCATTGACGATTTCCTCATTAAACGCAATCCACAACTCCGGCGGATTATTCACATACTCGCATACACCTTCAAGGCAGTAATGCTTCGCGCTGTATTCACTACAATTCTTGTACCACCGCTTGTAAGTCTGATTCGCCGAGCAACCGCCCTCGATAACATACGTTGTTCCAAACCAGTCAAGACACCAGTCAGCTTTACCAACTGGACTTGTATCAGTCGTGACAATGCCGAACTCTTTGAACGACATACCACCATCAGAATCCTCACACCAGCCCTGGACTGCATTTTGTGCCTGAGCACTGCAATCCCACGAGCAATTCATGTAGTTTGCCCAATCAGCGTCAAGCAAGAGCTGATAGCAACTGTCTTTCCAACATTTGTAAAAGAATTTTTGTTGGTAATAGTTTAGAGCCATTGCATTTGTTGCAAAAGATACGACAACGAGGCCTAAAATTACTGTGATTACCTTTTTCATGACATTCCTCCAGTCAAATTGTCAACGTTCATTTCTAACTCAATCGTAACTTAAATTAACTGGTTAGTCTAGCATTAATTGTCAATTTTGTCAATTGTGAAATATGAATTATGCGATATGTATTATGGAAATTAATTGTGGAAATAAAAAAACGTCCCAATCGAGACGCCAACATACCTACGATAAGTGAACCTGCCGAAGGCAGGTTTTGTGTTTATTTAGTTTAGCCTATAAAAATCTGCACCTTCCTTATATAATTTTACACAAACGTAGCCAGCACTTGACAACAATACAATTATGTTCTATAATAAAGGCACAGTAGCCCCCTATACCTTGTATAGGAACGTAGGGACAGTGATACAAATACTGATTTCAGGACTGGTATTGTTTAGTAGAATGGTACAAACCTCGCCATCTATTGCGTCAATGTTAAAACTGAGAAGTAAAAACATGATGAGAATGGAGTTTAGGTCCACTTTGCAGGTTATTGCAACGTGCAAGTGACCAACAAGGATAGTATAAAACTCTTTTCTCATTAGTACGCTACTGTCTCTTGGGTTCAAACCCGACACTTTATATATTCTTAGGAAATATATCGCGGTCGGGTTTTTTTTATTTTTTCCAATAAATTCGGAGAAAAAATCAACAAAAAAACCCAGCACCGTTTGGTACTGGGTAAGCGCCTCTCACGCGAGGCGGTTTGTGTTTGTTTGTTAATGAAAACTTCACTCCAGGGACACTACTTGCACATCAATACCCCACTGTTTGCAAAGTACTGTCAATGATGTTTCGTGAGCTTGACCAACAACAAATAACGCTTCTGTATAGCCATGCTTTCGCATCTGCTGTACAATGTGAGCCAACATTATTTGATCTCGCCAAACGAAATTCAAGTTCATAACTCCTGCAAGATAAACATTTCTGTTCAGACTCTCTTCTACGAACATGAACAAAGTTGGTATCAAAGTTCCCAAATAGTAATCTTCTACTCCGAAAATCTTTTGATCACTTTGTCCAATGTAGTCAAAATGCCAGGAGTGCAAACCGTTGGCCTTGTAATTTCCAAAAAATTCTTCTGGTCCAATCTTAGTTGCATTGGCCAATGCTTCCGGCTCCCACTTTGCTAGCTCTTGCAAAAAACTGGCCCAAGTCATTTCATCTACAGGGTCATTTTCCTTAAAAACAACCTCGGGTGAGCTTGTCCGAACATACTCAGAAATTAGAGCTTGTCGACGAAGAGACTCTTCTGTCTGCTTATGCTGTAACACGGGGTGACTATCTAAAAGGATCGTGATCTTCAAAGTTGGACCTTTTTCCAACTCGGCAATTCCTTTTTTAATAATTTTCAGCTGTCGCTTGACATCCACTCGCCAAAAATACTCCAGAGCCTCTCTAATAGAGTTTTTCTCAGTATACATTCGCACTATGGGATACTGTCGTGCCAAGACCTCCGCAGGTAAAAGGCTCGCCAGTTCTTTTGCTTTTTGTTTAGCAAAAGTTGCTGACATATCAGGATCCGAAAAAAGTTCTTCCAATGTGTAATTCTTTTGTTCTTTTGACTCCGGTTTCTTTTTTGTAGAAGTCTCCTTTTCCCCACAAGAACATACTATTAACATCAAAGAACACACAATGACATTTCGGCAATTCAACATCTTTCTCATATCAGTCTCCTCTATTGCAAATTATCAATTTGATCGTATCTAAATCGAACTCTTTATTCTAGCATTTATTGTAAATTTTGTCAATTGTGAAATGTCGAGTAAGTATAATGTATTATGGAGAAACAAAAAATGCCCGTCCAACAGGCATTCACATTTGAACATACTTTTTAATTTTAATTTGATATCGCTGTATTCAGTTTATCCAAAATTTCTAGGGCAATTAATTCTGGCTCTTTGCACGAATAAATTTTAATATCACCAAATTGTTGGTATTCTCGAAATCGTTTTCGAAATTTTTCGCGCTCTCTATCCTCTTTCAATCCGAAACCGCGCTTGAGCTGTCTTTTGATTACTATCTCCGTACTCTCCTCCAAGGACTCTGACGGTAATAGAAGCACTGTAATTCCTGCTTTTTCTAAAGTCTGCTGATTTTTTAAGGTTAGTTGGTCAAAACTATCGTGAACTAGGAATCCCGAGGAAAGAGCGAAAACAAAATTATCTTTCTTTTGATTAAGAATATTAAGAAAAAGGTCTGAGTTTCTTTGACAATATTCCTCATATCCCCTTGTATTAATGAACACACCAACATTTTCAATCTTTTCACAAAACTCTCCATCTAAATCAATAAAATCATATCCAAGCTTTTGTGCAAGTATTTTGCCAACCGTTGATTTCCCAACTCCACCTGGACCAATAATGAATATTTTCATATTAAAATATTGTATTATCCCTATAACTAGTGCTTCCGATATATTACAATTTAAAACTTTAATCTAGAGTCGATTATCCTCATGAAACGCTCGAATCTGTTCATCCATAATAATAGTTCTGCGAGTCATGGGTCGCTTGAGAACCATCCCCTCAAGTGTTGTACAACGACTAAGCGCCACATAACTCTGCCCATGCGCAAAAGTACCACGCCCAAAATCGATTATAACTTTTTCAAATGTCTTGCCCTGACTCTTGTGAACGGTAATCGCCCAAGCTAAACGGAGTGGAACCTGAATGTATTTACCAATCTGTTCACGCTCAAACTTCCCGCCATGAAAGACGTACTTGGAAATTTCCCATTCATGTCGCTTTACTTCTACAATTTTTTTATCTTCTTTCTCTACTCTAATAACAATCTCTTCTGCATCTTTCTCTGAATTATATTCCATTCTAATCTCTTTAATTTTACCAATCGTACCATTTACCCAGCGCCTTTCCTTGTCATTGCAAATAAACATCACCTGCGCGCCCTCACACAGAGTGATCGTAGTATCATTAGGGTATAAACTTTTAGGAACCTTGCCTGATTTCTCTGCAACAAAATCTAATTCTGACTGTCCTAGTTTTTTCATTTCTAATTCATTGATTGTTCTGGCTTCAGCATTCGTTGTAACTAAATAAATATACTTATCGCTTTTCGATGGACTAAAATCTCTTGAATAACGAGAATTTAATACTTGCAAATGATTATCTTCAACTCTGTTTTCCCGAACGGCATTTAATACTTCAATAAATTTCCGATCCTTTTGTCGATAAATTGTCTCCAGTTCAATGATTGGTAATTCAAAGTCGGCATCAAAAATATTTTTTTGACCACTGAATACATCGGACGCAAAAAAGTATGGTGAATCATATTCAGAAAAAAACTGTTCCCTGTCTGCCGTGGTTACCACTGGCGGTAATTGATAAAGATCTCCGAATAGGACCATCTGCACACCACCAAACGGATGCTCACTTCCTCTTGCCCGTCGAAGAACTATATCCATAGCATCAAATACATCAGCTCTGACCATTGAAACTTCATCCACGAACATTGTCTTTAGTCTGGCAAACTTTTTCCTTTTCCTGTCATCAATTTTCATTTTCCGCGCTTCATCCTTTTCATAACCAGGCTTGATACCGAAAAATGAATGAATAGTCTCTCCGTTAACATTAATTGCGGAAATCCCAGTCGGTGCTAAAACTACGGACTTTTTCTTGTTATATAGCCGGATATGCTCAAGAAGTGTGGATTTACCAGTTCCCGCCTTGCCTGTAACAAAAAAACTACGGTCAGAATTCTCCACCAAATCAATAACTTGTTTTGCTTTTGCACAAAATTTAATAGACATGCCTACATTTTAGCAGAAAAAAGATAAAAGGTAAAAGTGGTAAGGTAAATTTTTCAATAAAATCATCCAGCCGCCTAGGGGTAAAAAACCCCGTGAACGGGGCTAGAATCTTTAGGCGTCCGCAGGCCCCTTTAGGGGCCTTTGTTGTAGATAGCCTGGCCGTTGCACGGCCAGGCAGCAAAGTGAATTTTTCAACAAAAAACCCGATGCTGTAATAAACACCGGGTTACTTTTTCTGCTTGATAATAAATTGCCAAGCTAGACGGAGCGGGACACGCCAACCAGTCTTGCGTAACTGATAAGCTGACACCCATCTTTTGTTAACTATTTTGTAGCCAATTGAATTCAAAACTGCATTCATGTCAGAATAACGATCCACGCCCCAAAGCATGAAAATGTTACCTGATTGAACACGATTCAGTCCGATATGTCCAATTTCATTGCGACTATTGATCACAATTTGCCAAAGCTTGCTACGTTTTTTGGAAAATCGAACATATAACTCAAAGGCCATGGCCACCAGCACCAATTTGTTAAACAACTTGGTCAAAACCCATTTTGTTAAGTCCGACACCTGTTCTGGTTTTTTGAAATCAGGTATCTGCTTGAAAAAATAGGATTTGGTAGCTGACACACGAGCTAAAAACTCAACTTCTGACATATCAACATTTTGCCATTCTTGACGATTTTTTCTGTACGGTAAACTGCGTGGCTGAGAAGCTAAGCCTATGACTTGCTTGATCCAACGTAGCCCAGCATAAACAGCTTGGAGCTGCCTTTTAGCTTCCCACTCAGCTGGCTGCAACTTCAACCGTTGCTCTTTGGTTAATGGCCTAATCTTGTCATGCAGGATTGAATAGCCACAGGTTTGATGAATCCTGACGAGCTTGTTTAGCTCGGCATAATATTCTGGGTCTGCTAACGGAATCGTTGGCGCAAACATCAAAGTACGACCGTTTTTTTTGGCATGATAGGTTACGATCGGCAACTGGATATTTCCATTACGACAACGTATATATTCTGTACCAAATCGATTAACCAACTTCATCGCCAACCAATAAAACGGGTACGTAACCAACATTAGCAACACCAGCAGGAACAGCAGTACAGACCGCCAGATTCTGCGTAGTATTTTTCTCATGCGTTACCTCATTTTTTACCACAACATCTCACTGTTCAATTTACCGCCTAAAGGCCTTTCGTCGATTTGCCCACACTCAAGAGCTTCTTTGGATGCTTCTTGGCGTGTTAAAAACATGTTTTCATCATTAACAAACCCTTGCTCCCCAAGACTTACGGCTTTGCGAATGCGGGGAACCCTGATCATCTTTTCAAGAATTTTTATGTGCCTACGACCTGTGTAAACCTGACCTTCATGACGGATTGCTGCTTGTACAATCATACTGACCTCCATTGTAAAGAACAGTTTAGTTTAACATCTTAATTATAATTTGTCAACAACATCATAAAAAAAACCTGCCCTAGCATTTTGCTACGGCAAGCGGTTTCTGAATTACTTTGAATTCAGAAATTTTGCAAAGATAAACACAATAAAGATTGACTACTGAAACAGTCTACGAAAGAACTTGAAAGGATGAAGAAAAAACTCCTTCATAATCGCCAAATCTTCTCTAGCAATTTCCTTTGCAGGATCCTTGCCTTGCGCTTTGAACTCATCGTAACGCCGGGCATAAATCTCATCTTTCACTCTACTGTCAATTCCAAATGGTCCTCGTGTAAACATAGTCACCTCCTTGTTTACCGTTAATCAACGGACTCGTAGGTAAATTATATCATAAATAATATTGACAACAAAACTAATAAACTATAAGCTAAAATAATAATAATCGTTCATTTTACAACGGGAGACTCAATGGAAAAGCAAACGACTCAACAAATCAGGAATAAATTCTCAGACTTTTGGGATGAACAAGGCTTTGCAAAAAGGACCAGCAATTCAATTGTTCCTCCTCCCAACTGGCAAGAATCGCTATTTATAATGTCTGGGTTCATTAGACACTGGGAAACGGTTGCTACCACTGGATTTATGGCTCAACCAGAATATGTGTGCCAACCATGCATTAAGTTAGGGTTTAATTATCTTGACTTGAATGACATGATGGCAAAAGATGGATTTTTTACATTTTTTGAACAACTTTCTTGCGCACAAGCAAATACTGGGCAAAAAGATATATTCAAATTTGTTAAAAATGTTTGGCGATTTCTTACCCAAGAACTGAATTTACCTACTAACAAATTGCACATCAGCGTTCATCAAGATCAGTCGCTGATTTATCAAGCTTGGCTAGCGGCAGGAGTAGCAAAAGAACAAATAACTTTTCCAGATCAATTTGCCTTTCACTTAAACCTGGATTCTAGTAACATTCATGGTTTCTACAGTACAATCTCATTTGATCGTGGCCAAGAA from Candidatus Falkowbacteria bacterium includes:
- a CDS encoding AAA family ATPase — protein: MKIFIIGPGGVGKSTVGKILAQKLGYDFIDLDGEFCEKIENVGVFINTRGYEEYCQRNSDLFLNILNQKKDNFVFALSSGFLVHDSFDQLTLKNQQTLEKAGITVLLLPSESLEESTEIVIKRQLKRGFGLKEDREREKFRKRFREYQQFGDIKIYSCKEPELIALEILDKLNTAISN
- a CDS encoding AAA family ATPase translates to MSIKFCAKAKQVIDLVENSDRSFFVTGKAGTGKSTLLEHIRLYNKKKSVVLAPTGISAINVNGETIHSFFGIKPGYEKDEARKMKIDDRKRKKFARLKTMFVDEVSMVRADVFDAMDIVLRRARGSEHPFGGVQMVLFGDLYQLPPVVTTADREQFFSEYDSPYFFASDVFSGQKNIFDADFELPIIELETIYRQKDRKFIEVLNAVRENRVEDNHLQVLNSRYSRDFSPSKSDKYIYLVTTNAEARTINELEMKKLGQSELDFVAEKSGKVPKSLYPNDTTITLCEGAQVMFICNDKERRWVNGTIGKIKEIRMEYNSEKDAEEIVIRVEKEDKKIVEVKRHEWEISKYVFHGGKFEREQIGKYIQVPLRLAWAITVHKSQGKTFEKVIIDFGRGTFAHGQSYVALSRCTTLEGMVLKRPMTRRTIIMDEQIRAFHEDNRL